A genome region from Taeniopygia guttata chromosome 18, bTaeGut7.mat, whole genome shotgun sequence includes the following:
- the SUZ12 gene encoding LOW QUALITY PROTEIN: polycomb protein SUZ12 (The sequence of the model RefSeq protein was modified relative to this genomic sequence to represent the inferred CDS: inserted 1 base in 1 codon), with the protein MGARGGRARGGGRARRPRRRRERGGGDLAELERGASPPRLTHPPRPALPAPLGLRPAGAXPGAAPMAPQKHGGGAGPSSGSAGGAAGGGGGGGGGGGFGGSAAAAAPGGKSGGAAGGGGGGGGSGYSGGSSASSAAAAAAAALPPVKKPKMEQIQADHDLFLQAFEKPTQIYRFLRTRNLIAPIFLHRTLTYMSHRNSRTNIKRKTFKVDDMLSKVEKMKGEQESHSLSAHLQLTFTGFFHKNDKPSQNSENEQNSVTLEVLLVKVCHKKRKDVSCPIRQVPTGKKQVPLNPDLSQIKPGNFPSLAVSSNEFEPSNSHMVKSYSLLFRVTRPGRREFNGLINGETNENIDVNEELPARRKRNSSNREDGEKTFVAQMTVFDKNRRLQLLDGEYEVAMQEMEECPISKKRATWETILDGKRLPPFETFSQGPTLQFTLRWTGDTNDKSTAPIAKPLATRNSESLPQENKPNSVKPTQTIAVKESLPTDLQTRKERDVLNEPRQKLRIFYQFLYNNNTRQQTEARDDLHCPWCTLNCRKLYSLLKHLKLCHSRFIFNYVYHPKGARIDVSINECYDGSYAGNPQDIHRQPGFAFSRNGPVKRTPITHILVCRPKRTKASMSEFLESEDGEVEQQRTYSSGHNRLYFHSDTCLPLRPQEMEVDSEDEKDPEWLREKTITQIEEFSDVNEGEKEVMKLWNLHVMKHGFIADNQMNHACMLFVENYGQKIIKKNLCRNFMLHLVSMHDFNLISIMSIDKAVARLREMQQKLEKGESASPTDEESSEEQSGTANGYSENTMRERISEMEGISGVTKQSKKQKL; encoded by the exons ATGGGCgcgcgcggggggcgggcgCGCGGCGGCGGTCGGGCtcggcggccgcggcgccgAAGGGAGCGGGGCGGAGGAGACTTGGCGGAGTTGGAGCGCGGCGCGTCCCCCCCCCGCCTCACGCACCCGCCCcggccggccctgcccgccccgctcGGTCTCCGTCCCGCCGggg cgcccggggccgctccTATGGCTCCTCAGAAGCACGGTGGAGGAGCGGGGCCCAGCTCGGGCTCCGCTGGCGGCGCCGCcggaggaggaggcggcggaggaggaggcggcgggtTCGGGGGCTCcgccgcggcggcggctcccggtggCAAATCCGGCGGtgccgcgggcggcggcggcggcggcggaggcaGCGGGTACTCGGGCGGCTCCTCGGCCTCctcggcagcggcggcggcggcagcggcgctACCCCCCGTGAAGAAGCCGAAGATGGAGCAGATCCAGGCCGACCACGACCTCTTTCTTCAGGCCTTTGAGA AACCAACACAGATATACAGATTTCTACGTACCCGGAATCTAATAGCA CCAATATTTTTGCACAGAACTCTCACTTACATGTCCCACAGAAACTCCCGAACAAATATCAAAAG GAAAACTTTCAAAGTAGATGACATGTTATCAAAAGTGGAGAAAATGAAGGGAGAACAAGAATCTCACAG cTTGTCTGCTCATTTGCAACTTACATTTACTGGGTTCTTCCATAAAAATG ATAAGCCATCACAAAACTCAGAGAATGAACAAAATTCTGTAACTCTGGAAGTACTGCTGGTGAAAGTTTGCCACAAGAAACGAAAG GATGTCAGTTGTCCAATAAGACAGGTTCCTACAGGTAAAAAGCAGGTGCCTTTAAACCCAGACCTCAGCCAAATTAAACCAGGCAACTTCCCGTCACTTGCAGTTTCCAGTAATGAGTTTGAACCAAGCAACAGCCATATGGTGAAGTCTTACTCATTGTTATTCAGAGTCACTCGCCCAGGAAGGAGAGAATTTAATGGACTGATCAATGGGGAAACTAATGAAAACATTG ATGTCAATGAGGAGCTTCCAgctagaagaaaaagaaactcttCAAATCGTGAAGATGGGGAAAAGACATTTGTAGCACAAATGACTGTATTTGATAAAAACAG ACGCTTGCAACTTCTGGATGGGGAATATGAAGTGGCCATGCAGGAAATGGAAGAGTGTCCCATTAGCAAGAAAAGAGCAACATGGGAAACTATTCTGGATGGGAAG AGGTTGCCTCCATTTGAAACATTTTCTCAGGGACCTACACTTCAGTTTACTCTTCGTTGGACAGGAGACACAAATGATAAGTCTACAGCTCCTATAGCTAAGCCTCTTGCAACACGAAATTCTGAAAGCCTCCCTCAAGAAAACAAGCCCAATTCTGTTAAACCTACTCAGACTATAG CTGTGAAAGAATCTTTGCCTACAGACCTTCAAAcaagaaaagagagagatgtTTTAAATGAACCTCGACAGAAGTTGCGAATATTTTACCAG TTCCTTTACAACAATAACACGAGGCAGCAGACCGAGGCCCGCGATGACTTGCACTGCCCCTGGTGCACGCTGAACTGTCGGAAACTCTATAGTTTACTCAAACATCTTAAACTCTGCCACAGCAGATTTATCTTTAATTATGTT TATCATCCAAAAGGTGCTCGGATAGATGTGTCCATCAATGAGTGCTACGATGGCTCCTACGCAGGGAACCCCCAGGACATCCATCGCCAGCCCGGCTTCGCCTTCAGCCGCAACGGGCCTGTCAAAAGAACGCCAATCACACACATCCTGGTGTGCAG GCCAAAGCGCACGAAAGCGAGCATGTCGGAGTTCCTGGAGTCGGAGGACGGCGAGGTGGAGCAGCAGCGGACGTACAGCAGCGGCCACAACCGGCTCTACTTCCACAGCGACACCTGCCTGCCCCTCCGCCCCCaggagatggaggtggacagTGAGGATGAGAAGGATCCGGAATGGCTTCGGGAAAAAACCATTACT CAAATTGAAGAATTTTCTGATGTTAACGAAGGAGAGAAAGAAGTGATGAAATTATGGAATCTTCATGTTATGAAGCACGG GTTTATTGCTGACAATCAAATGAATCATGCCTGTATGCTGTTTGTTGAAAATTATGGACAAAAAATCATTAAGAAGAACTTGTGTCGAAACTTTATGCTCCACCTGGTCAGCATGCATGACTTTAACCTCATCAGCATCATGTCCATAGACAAAGCTGTGGCCAGGCTCCGAGAGATGCAGCAGAAGTTGGAGAAAGGAGAATCGGCGTCCCCGACGGACGAGGAATCTTCCGAGGAACAAAGTGGGACAGCAAATGGATACAGTGAAAATACCATGAGAGAGAGGATTTCAGAAATGGAAGGCATCTCAGGAGTCACGAAACAGAGCAAGAAGCAGAAGCTCTGA
- the UTP6 gene encoding U3 small nucleolar RNA-associated protein 6 homolog, giving the protein MAERIEQRLEDRIPELEQLERVGLFTHKEIRAVLRKASALEYKIQRRALRKEDFINYIQYEVNLLELIKKRRARIGYSFKKDEIEHSILHRVHSLFNRATGKWKDDVQLWLSHVAFCKQWNAKHQLSKVFSTMLAIHSNKPALWIMAAKWEMETRLSSESARHLFLRALRFHPECPKLYQEYFRMELMHAEKQRKEKKEFEQAKMDLGEFNYSEEILNGEMARIVYRDASQKIKGVEFQLAVLSIAKLFDFTQDLQKEILESLQARYADDPLTWDYMARRELELGALQPTEHTTKQKKVSEMAQREERCCAVFDEAVGTVPTEDMWKCYITFCLERYNRKTNSEELKQKRLERTLSVFSKAHESNLLSEPLYKQWLQLLLNSSLSEKAVEVAEAATRHFSQSVEMWQMRLRVLIQLKSDDVTQCFEEAIKHVKSKGTLPLWTLWVEWSEGTNSKEDTEALYQRSLRATTPAESVTMKERYLDWIYRNSGYKKVKRLFTSLCENRPVSLDFFRKMIQIEKEQESCRMLHLREYFERALREFGSTNTDLWLDYIKEELSHPQGKPENCGSIHWRAMKMLQGDLVEDFVSKYTLLQTGHL; this is encoded by the exons ATGGCAGAGCGCATCGAGCAGCGGCTGGAGGATCGCATCCCGGAGCTCGAGCAGCTGGAACGGGTCGGGCTCTTCACACACAAAGAGATCCg GGCTGTCCTGAGGAAAGCTTCGGCTCTGGAGTACAAAATCCAACGGAGAGCGCTGCGGAAGGAGGATTTCATTAACTACATCCAG TATGAAGTTAATCTGCTGGAACTTATCAAGAAAAGAAGAGCA cGCATTGGATATTCATTTAAGAAGGATGAAATTGAGCACTCTATTCTGCATAGAGTCCACAGCCTATTCAACCGAGCTACAGGGAAATGGAAA GATGATGTCCAACTCTGGCTTTCCCATGTTGCGTTTTGCAAGCAGTGG AATGCAAAACATCAACTCAGTAAGGTGTTTTCTACCATGTTGGCAATTCATTCCAATAAACCAG CACTGTGGATTATGGCAGCCAAGTGGGAAATGGAGACACGACTGTCATCAGAAAGTGCCAGGCACTTGTTCCTTCGTGCTTTGCGCTTCCATCCAGAGTGCCCCAAACTTTATCAAGAA TATTTCAGAATGGAGCTTATGCATGCTGAAAAacagaggaaggagaagaaagaatttGAACAAGCAAAGATGGACCTG GGGGAATTCAATTACTCTGAAGAAATTCTTAATGGGGAGATGGCTCGCATAGTCTACAGGGATGCTTCTCAGAAAATTAAAG GTGTTGAGTTCCAGCTGGCTGTGCTCTCTATTGCAAAGCTCTTTGATTTTACCCAGGATTTGCAAAAAGAAATCCTTGAAAG TTTGCAGGCCAGATATGCTGATGATCCCCTGACATGGGACTACATGGCCCGccgggagctggagctgggggccctgcagcccacagagcacaccacaaagcagaaaaaagtcTCAGAAATGGCCCAGAGAGAGGAACGGTGCTGTGCAGTCTTTGATGAAGCTGTGGGAACAGTCCCAACAG AGGACATGTGGAAATGCTATATCACTTTTTGCTTAGAGAGatacaacagaaaaaccaacagTGAAGAATTAAAGCAAAAG AGGCTGGAGAGGACACTGAGTGTGTTCAGCAAAGCCCATGAGTCCAATTTGCTGTCAGAACCTCTCTACAAGCAGTGG CTTCAGCTCTTACTGAACTCCAGCCTCTCTGAGAAGGCTGTGGAGGTGGCAGAAGCTGCAACCAGGCATTTTAGCCAGTCCGTGGAAATGTGGCAGATGAGGCTGCGGGTGCTGATCCAGCTGAAGAGTGATGATGTGACCCAGTGCTTTGAAGAAGCCATTAAACATGTGAAATCTAAG GGCACTTTGCCATTGTGGACCCTCTGGGTGGAGTGGAGTGAGGGCACAAACAGCAAGGAAGACACCGAAGCTCTTTACCAG AGATCCTTACGTGCAACAACACCTGCTGAATCTGTGACTATGAAAGAAAGGTACCTTGACTGGATTTACAGAAATAGTGGCTATAAGAAAGTTAAAAGACTCTTTaccag cttgtGTGAAAATCGTCCAGTTTCACTTGACTTCTTCAGGAAGATGATCCAAATAGAAAAGGAGCAA GAATCCTGCAGAATGCTTCATCTGAGAGAATATTTTGAACGTGCCTTGAGGGAGTTTGGCTCAACAAATACTG